In Sphingobium sp. Z007, one DNA window encodes the following:
- a CDS encoding EH signature domain-containing protein, whose amino-acid sequence MDPRTLSRRDLRRLVSDMWPDERCDGIARATLDAAVAANAKSLDRSVLTAYLRHFPRDHPSFEALRAASAMTAERYDWAWRARGRKWHLWDEGAGPDRVAAALLASDDPALVLRETGLDGDLAQGAFMADALEAACEQAGRAQGEQAQLLGTRLIALFDRLAIGGMEAMLAWALLAPWADTNPAKAYGKKVVKLLVDRIGDPRMDTARWQAVATEIPELSGAKSLLDILKRWLTELTVREFFKVVSVTTNDPTQWAEREAFWLGYLDTGVIIDAWFALGIRAKDVIAAKGNRSSVDHGVIVGDRQYADPSHSSLILSIGNERIAEWSHSGACRFWEAKDRTAPKTYSAEYFGFQLRAMNGGADFTYIPHQSGWQRRFANRIYKRTGQRHPKFGEGFDW is encoded by the coding sequence ATGGACCCCCGCACCCTGTCCCGCCGGGACCTGCGCCGTCTGGTCAGCGACATGTGGCCCGACGAACGATGCGACGGCATCGCGCGCGCAACATTAGATGCCGCCGTCGCGGCCAATGCCAAAAGCCTCGATCGATCCGTCCTGACGGCCTATCTTCGCCATTTCCCCCGCGACCATCCCTCTTTCGAGGCTCTGCGGGCGGCATCGGCGATGACCGCCGAACGTTATGATTGGGCCTGGCGCGCCCGTGGACGAAAATGGCATTTGTGGGACGAAGGCGCAGGACCGGACCGGGTCGCCGCCGCCCTGCTGGCCAGCGATGATCCCGCTTTGGTGCTGCGCGAAACCGGGTTGGACGGTGACCTGGCACAAGGCGCGTTCATGGCGGACGCGCTGGAGGCCGCATGCGAACAAGCCGGTCGCGCGCAAGGGGAACAGGCGCAATTGCTGGGCACCCGGCTGATTGCACTGTTCGATCGGCTGGCGATAGGGGGCATGGAGGCGATGCTGGCCTGGGCCTTGCTGGCACCTTGGGCAGATACCAATCCTGCTAAGGCTTATGGCAAAAAAGTCGTAAAGCTATTGGTTGACCGTATCGGTGACCCACGCATGGATACCGCGCGCTGGCAAGCGGTAGCCACCGAAATTCCAGAGTTAAGTGGCGCAAAAAGTCTGCTCGATATACTGAAGCGGTGGCTAACAGAGCTGACCGTCCGTGAGTTTTTCAAGGTCGTCTCGGTTACGACCAATGACCCTACCCAGTGGGCCGAAAGAGAGGCTTTTTGGCTTGGATATCTTGATACAGGCGTCATCATCGATGCCTGGTTCGCACTTGGTATAAGAGCCAAGGACGTTATTGCCGCAAAGGGAAACAGAAGCAGCGTGGATCACGGCGTGATTGTCGGTGATCGCCAATATGCCGATCCTAGTCATTCTTCGCTCATCCTTTCTATCGGAAACGAACGCATCGCCGAATGGAGTCATTCGGGAGCCTGTCGGTTTTGGGAAGCCAAGGACCGGACCGCCCCCAAAACCTATTCGGCGGAATATTTTGGTTTCCAGCTACGCGCGATGAATGGTGGAGCAGATTTCACCTACATTCCTCATCAATCGGGTTGGCAACGACGCTTCGCAAATCGCATTTATAAACGGACTGGACAAAGGCACCCTAAATTTGGCGAAGGTTTTGACTGGTAG
- a CDS encoding DEAD/DEAH box helicase, giving the protein MTGSSMLAFHATGTHLTLIRETPSRIPFGKVKRDVIAFEDWVLHRPDAATSAIARLLQALGDGEAAQDGSPLVEPDADGANLHPALIARLTDSEAQAVGLPLATRLSLNLATTGLIHKQGFRISTHWTRTGGVPVRAVLANGYLRQDGRLWRVPEPLFSALAAVDMVNAAPDEAGRQEALAALKQAIGDEGAAQIAPDGVISRLRLAYASGLSLALHTSAGGFDFDPVLFARDRLAAAEEGAVLDEADDSLLPPALAIGFARRFRAGDGSRRTYLLDDGSLLYIDPQLSDVLAVVRTAQAGTTEQRRAFATAPERHVAEALRARGDDPADAARLFIETQQFSERVAGIDIWRKPVLPWIKPRPDSWLPESFGLRIGEEPDARSITIIPDRLEATVALAEQAVREQRASFTYEGEDIPATQATLSALTGLADLFAAATGPSAQDAQPPAALRQRFFLQVRDNLDDLAYAPLVEDHAIAQAPVAFPDTVRSAPKPHQSDGFQWLVGCYRSGLPGALLADDMGLGKTFQALVFLAWLRAQPDGGKPVLIVAPTGLLENWRAEIARHLQPDALGRIADAHGSDLARLRTSAGRDIDSGTSAVDPAAWSHAGIVLTTYETMRDYHLSFARQPFAAILYDEAQKLKNPASQITRAAKTLNARFQLALTGTPVENRLQDLWSIFDVVHPGLLGSSRQFEMDYPAEPEKLKKLHALLIEPVRSRPPVLLRRMKDDCLAGLPAKHIRTLPMPMPLRQAQAYDQVILRAMAVKGSGEHGRMLEVLHHLRGVSLHPVAPDAAGGNVDYFTDSARIATLFLLLQEISAKQEKALVFCESLAMQALLAAEIARRFALPHGVIRIHGGVAGKARQAAVDQFQNRGPGFDVMILSPKAGGVGLTLTAANHVIHLSRWWNPAVEDQATDRAYRIGQERDVTVYLPQSVHPDPIIAPSSFDLKLHALMERKRTLSRGLLTPAEDDGDAGALFDSVLGGSEERTDDPVQDVIVTGAPDAPTLPEAVSPAPPSRLSLRPRAATPVPMEAPRAPTPSWPRRVVYHAGGARDYQIFTAPIADDPVRELRIVDPYGAAGERARRNMVDFARMLLKQGQRVERVHIVTFDADSVDVSHPESSDMQYADMHDRWRTAFGQDVALQFIPVSKRGNRSLHDREVQATTWSGKQLTWDLGRGIDGVMGNRFACTVVLTLE; this is encoded by the coding sequence TTGACTGGTAGTTCCATGCTTGCTTTCCACGCCACCGGCACGCACCTGACCCTGATCCGCGAAACGCCTTCGCGCATACCCTTTGGCAAGGTGAAAAGAGACGTCATCGCCTTTGAGGACTGGGTGTTGCACCGCCCCGATGCCGCAACATCGGCCATCGCTCGGCTCTTACAGGCGTTGGGGGATGGTGAGGCGGCCCAGGATGGCAGTCCCCTCGTCGAGCCGGACGCGGACGGGGCCAACCTACATCCGGCGTTGATCGCAAGGCTGACCGATAGCGAGGCACAGGCGGTGGGCCTGCCGCTGGCAACGCGCCTGTCGCTAAATTTGGCGACCACGGGCCTGATCCACAAACAGGGGTTTCGGATCAGCACGCACTGGACGCGCACGGGCGGCGTGCCGGTGCGCGCGGTGTTGGCCAATGGCTATCTGCGCCAGGACGGGCGGCTGTGGCGGGTACCGGAACCGCTGTTTTCAGCGCTCGCTGCCGTCGACATGGTCAATGCCGCCCCGGACGAGGCGGGCCGCCAGGAAGCGCTGGCCGCGTTGAAGCAAGCCATCGGCGATGAGGGCGCAGCGCAGATTGCGCCTGATGGCGTCATTAGCCGATTGCGCCTGGCCTATGCCTCTGGCTTGTCGCTGGCGCTGCATACATCGGCGGGTGGCTTCGATTTCGATCCGGTGTTGTTCGCGCGCGATCGGTTGGCGGCAGCCGAAGAGGGCGCGGTGCTGGACGAAGCGGACGATAGTCTGCTGCCGCCGGCGCTGGCCATCGGCTTTGCCCGCCGCTTTCGCGCAGGGGATGGCAGCCGGCGCACCTATCTGCTTGATGATGGGTCGTTGCTCTATATCGACCCGCAATTGAGCGATGTTTTGGCGGTCGTTCGCACCGCGCAAGCCGGCACGACCGAGCAGCGCCGCGCCTTTGCCACGGCCCCCGAACGCCATGTCGCAGAGGCACTGCGCGCGCGTGGCGACGACCCGGCGGACGCCGCGCGGCTGTTCATCGAAACCCAGCAATTTTCCGAGCGCGTCGCGGGGATCGACATCTGGCGCAAGCCCGTGCTGCCCTGGATCAAGCCGCGGCCAGACAGTTGGTTGCCCGAATCCTTTGGTTTGCGCATCGGGGAGGAGCCCGATGCGCGTAGCATCACGATCATACCGGACAGGCTGGAAGCGACGGTCGCCCTGGCGGAACAGGCGGTGCGCGAACAGCGCGCCAGCTTCACTTATGAAGGGGAAGACATCCCGGCGACGCAGGCTACGCTGTCAGCGTTGACGGGCCTAGCGGACCTGTTTGCCGCCGCCACCGGGCCAAGTGCGCAGGACGCGCAGCCGCCTGCCGCGCTGCGCCAACGCTTCTTCCTGCAAGTGCGCGATAATCTGGACGATCTGGCATATGCGCCGCTGGTCGAGGATCATGCGATTGCGCAAGCGCCAGTGGCGTTCCCCGATACAGTGCGATCCGCACCCAAGCCCCATCAGAGTGATGGTTTTCAGTGGCTCGTCGGCTGTTACCGGTCGGGCCTGCCCGGCGCGCTGCTGGCCGATGACATGGGGCTGGGCAAGACATTTCAGGCGCTGGTCTTCCTGGCCTGGCTGCGGGCGCAACCCGATGGCGGCAAACCGGTGCTGATCGTCGCGCCGACGGGTCTGCTGGAAAATTGGCGCGCAGAAATCGCACGCCATCTGCAACCCGATGCGCTGGGCCGGATCGCCGATGCCCATGGAAGCGACCTGGCCCGGCTACGCACCAGCGCGGGACGCGATATCGACAGCGGCACCAGCGCCGTCGATCCGGCGGCATGGTCCCACGCCGGAATCGTGCTGACCACTTATGAAACCATGCGCGACTATCATCTGAGCTTTGCGCGCCAGCCTTTTGCCGCGATCCTCTATGATGAAGCGCAAAAGCTCAAAAACCCGGCGAGTCAGATCACCCGCGCGGCCAAGACGTTGAACGCGAGATTTCAGCTGGCACTGACTGGCACGCCGGTTGAAAATCGGCTGCAGGATCTGTGGTCAATCTTCGATGTGGTCCATCCCGGCCTATTGGGATCGAGCCGTCAGTTCGAAATGGATTACCCCGCGGAACCGGAAAAGCTGAAAAAACTCCATGCCTTGCTGATTGAGCCAGTGCGCAGTCGGCCGCCAGTGCTGCTGCGCCGGATGAAGGATGACTGCCTCGCGGGACTGCCCGCCAAGCATATCCGCACGCTGCCTATGCCCATGCCGCTGCGGCAGGCCCAGGCTTATGACCAAGTCATCCTGCGCGCCATGGCGGTCAAGGGATCTGGCGAGCACGGACGCATGCTTGAAGTGCTGCATCATCTGCGCGGCGTATCGCTGCACCCGGTCGCGCCGGACGCCGCGGGCGGGAATGTCGACTATTTTACCGATTCAGCGCGTATTGCGACCCTGTTCCTGCTGTTGCAGGAGATCAGCGCGAAGCAGGAGAAGGCGTTGGTCTTTTGCGAGAGCCTGGCGATGCAGGCCTTGCTGGCGGCGGAGATCGCACGACGCTTCGCCTTGCCCCATGGCGTCATCCGCATCCATGGCGGCGTGGCGGGGAAGGCGCGGCAGGCGGCCGTCGATCAGTTTCAGAATAGAGGGCCAGGCTTCGACGTCATGATCCTTTCGCCCAAGGCAGGCGGTGTCGGCCTGACGCTCACGGCGGCCAATCATGTCATTCATCTGTCGCGCTGGTGGAATCCGGCAGTCGAAGATCAGGCAACCGACCGCGCCTATCGCATCGGGCAGGAACGCGACGTCACGGTCTACCTGCCCCAGTCGGTCCATCCCGATCCGATCATAGCGCCTTCCAGCTTCGACCTGAAATTGCACGCGCTGATGGAGCGCAAGCGAACGCTTAGCCGCGGTCTGCTGACACCAGCAGAGGACGATGGCGATGCTGGCGCGCTGTTTGACAGCGTACTGGGGGGCAGCGAAGAAAGGACCGACGACCCAGTACAGGACGTCATCGTCACCGGCGCGCCTGATGCGCCAACCTTGCCGGAAGCCGTGTCGCCAGCACCTCCGTCCCGCCTCTCCCTGCGCCCGCGCGCCGCCACCCCAGTGCCGATGGAAGCGCCGCGCGCGCCGACGCCTTCATGGCCACGGCGCGTCGTTTATCATGCCGGGGGCGCGCGGGATTACCAGATATTCACCGCGCCGATAGCGGATGATCCCGTGCGCGAACTGCGGATCGTCGATCCCTATGGCGCAGCCGGGGAGCGTGCCCGGCGCAACATGGTCGATTTCGCGCGGATGCTGCTCAAGCAGGGGCAAAGGGTGGAACGGGTCCACATCGTCACGTTCGATGCCGACAGCGTCGATGTTTCCCACCCCGAAAGCAGCGACATGCAATATGCCGACATGCACGACCGCTGGCGCACCGCCTTCGGTCAGGATGTCGCCCTGCAATTCATACCCGTTTCGAAGCGGGGCAACCGGTCGCTCCATGATCGGGAAGTGCAGGCGACGACATGGTCGGGCAAGCAGCTTACCTGGGATCTTGGGCGTGGCATTGATGGGGTGATGGGCAATCGGTTTGCCTGCACCGTCGTGCTGACTTTAGAGTAA
- a CDS encoding RNA polymerase sigma factor: MSTAIGAARLPLDERDPLPPDHDRVATPRDLLGALYRAERPALLRFLARRTAEDRAEDIVQQVFARMAGKTDDQSAAIASPGAYLRQAARNLVRDDARAAERTSVHLHMPIEEVPVTDTVWIGVQKGPR, from the coding sequence ATGTCGACCGCAATAGGCGCCGCGCGCTTGCCCCTGGACGAACGCGACCCGCTGCCGCCTGATCATGATCGGGTTGCGACGCCGAGAGATTTGCTCGGCGCGCTGTATCGGGCCGAGCGTCCGGCCTTGCTGCGATTTCTGGCGCGCCGGACAGCGGAGGATCGGGCCGAGGACATCGTCCAGCAGGTCTTTGCGCGCATGGCGGGGAAGACCGACGATCAATCCGCCGCGATCGCGTCGCCGGGCGCCTATCTCCGCCAGGCCGCCCGCAACCTTGTCCGTGACGATGCGCGGGCCGCCGAGCGGACCAGCGTGCACCTCCACATGCCGATCGAGGAGGTGCCCGTGACCGATACCGTGTGGATCGGCGTGCAAAAAGGACCCCGTTAG
- a CDS encoding OmpA family protein translates to MASRGVRRSRGEEEEESYFISMADMMVGLLFIFIILLLYFALQFQQKSKALSDAGEARTKILRDLKTEIERRDSSVKVQIDTRTGVLRMPAAILFAKGDYRLSADGQAAVGVIAEAMGQVLPCYSFPRRQQNCPATPHSIDAIFIEGHTDTDAFAGWGAISDNMDLSALRATNTFRAMEQAVAALDALHNREDRPILSVSGYGANRPVDTGLDEAAKSRNRRIDLRFLMAAPPPEDMVSILTEKP, encoded by the coding sequence ATGGCCAGTCGGGGCGTTCGCCGGTCGCGCGGGGAAGAGGAAGAAGAAAGCTATTTCATCTCCATGGCCGACATGATGGTCGGGCTGTTGTTCATCTTCATCATCCTGTTGCTCTATTTCGCGCTGCAATTTCAGCAGAAGAGCAAGGCCCTGTCCGATGCGGGCGAGGCGAGGACCAAGATATTGCGCGATCTCAAGACCGAAATCGAACGGCGCGATTCGAGCGTGAAGGTACAGATTGACACCCGCACCGGCGTATTGCGGATGCCGGCCGCGATCCTGTTCGCCAAGGGCGACTATCGCCTGTCGGCCGACGGACAGGCAGCGGTGGGTGTCATTGCCGAAGCGATGGGGCAGGTTCTGCCCTGCTATTCCTTCCCACGCCGCCAGCAGAATTGCCCGGCCACGCCGCACAGCATCGACGCCATTTTCATCGAGGGCCATACCGACACAGATGCCTTTGCAGGGTGGGGCGCGATTTCGGACAATATGGACCTGTCGGCCCTGCGTGCGACCAACACGTTCCGCGCCATGGAACAGGCCGTAGCGGCGCTCGATGCGCTGCATAATCGCGAGGATCGGCCCATTTTGTCGGTCAGCGGCTATGGTGCGAACCGACCTGTGGACACCGGCCTGGACGAAGCCGCCAAAAGCCGCAACCGGCGCATCGACCTGCGTTTCCTGATGGCGGCCCCGCCTCCTGAAGACATGGTTTCGATCCTGACGGAAAAGCCATGA
- a CDS encoding IS5 family transposase (programmed frameshift): MSRYDLTDFEWRVIEPLLPNKPRGVPRVDDRRVLNGIFWVLRSGAPWRDLPERYGPRTTCYNRFVRWRKVGVWDRMMDAITAAYDGEIQMIDSTSIRAHQQAATGKKGDRDHCLGRSRGGLTTKIHAVVDAQGLPIRLGLTAGQTHDGQVADELLDHLGPHMIVLADKAYDADRIRTLIEEQGATPNIPAKSNRKWRPCFSKRLYRERNLIERFFSKLKHFRRVATRYDKLAENFLAMVQLASMRLWLRAYESTA; encoded by the exons ATGAGCCGATATGATCTGACCGACTTCGAATGGCGCGTGATTGAGCCGCTGTTGCCCAACAAGCCAAGGGGCGTCCCGCGCGTCGATGACCGGCGCGTGCTGAACGGCATATTCTGGGTGCTGCGATCTGGTGCGCCATGGCGCGACCTGCCCGAGCGCTATGGGCCTCGCACCACCTGCTACAACCGCTTTGTCCGCTGGCGAAAGGTGGGCGTCTGGGACCGGATGATGGACGCCATCACCGCCGCGTATGACGGTGAAATCCAAATGATCGACAGCACTTCCATCCGGGCGCACCAACAGGCTGCTACGG GCAAAAAGGGGGATCGAGATCATTGTCTCGGTCGATCCCGCGGCGGCCTCACGACCAAAATCCATGCCGTCGTCGATGCGCAAGGGCTCCCAATCCGGCTCGGCCTGACTGCTGGGCAGACTCATGACGGGCAAGTTGCAGACGAACTGCTCGACCATCTCGGGCCACACATGATCGTGCTTGCCGACAAGGCCTACGATGCCGACCGCATCCGCACGCTGATCGAGGAACAGGGTGCCACGCCAAACATTCCGGCCAAATCCAATAGAAAATGGAGGCCGTGCTTCAGCAAACGGCTCTATCGGGAGCGCAACCTGATCGAGCGCTTCTTCTCCAAGCTAAAGCACTTCCGCCGTGTCGCCACCCGATACGACAAGCTCGCCGAAAACTTCCTCGCCATGGTCCAGCTCGCATCAATGCGTCTGTGGTTGCGAGCTTATGAGTCTACGGCCTAG